A region from the Citrobacter koseri ATCC BAA-895 genome encodes:
- the bioF gene encoding 8-amino-7-oxononanoate synthase produces MTWQQKIDDALTARRSADALRRRYAVTQGAGRWLVANERQYLNFSSNDYLGLSHHPQIIRAWQQGAERFGVGSGGSGHVSGYSVAHQALEEALAGWLGYSRALLFISGFAANQAVIAALMAKDDRIVADRLSHASLLEAANLSPATLRRFTHNDPQHLARLLDAPCGGQQLVVTEGIFSMDGDGAPLAEIHRAARQRNAWLLVDDAHGIGVTGDEGRGSCWRQQVKPELLIVTFGKGFGVSGAAILCSESVADYLLQFARHLIYSTSMPPAQAQALSAALAVIRSPEGADRREKLAALIQRFRSGVKASDFTLANSHSAIQPLIVGDNARALRLADTLREQGCWVSAIRPPTVPAGTARLRLTLTQAHEAQDIDRLLEVLDGAG; encoded by the coding sequence ATGACCTGGCAGCAAAAAATCGACGATGCGCTTACGGCGCGTCGTTCTGCCGATGCGTTGCGTCGCCGCTATGCGGTGACGCAGGGGGCAGGGCGTTGGCTGGTGGCTAACGAACGCCAGTATCTGAATTTCTCCAGCAATGACTACCTCGGTTTAAGTCACCATCCGCAGATTATTCGCGCCTGGCAACAGGGTGCGGAGCGCTTTGGCGTCGGCAGCGGCGGCTCCGGCCACGTCAGCGGCTACTCCGTGGCGCATCAGGCGCTTGAGGAGGCGCTGGCAGGCTGGCTTGGCTATTCGCGGGCGCTGCTGTTTATCTCTGGCTTTGCGGCGAATCAGGCGGTTATCGCCGCGCTGATGGCGAAAGACGATCGGATTGTCGCGGACCGTCTCAGCCACGCCTCATTGCTGGAAGCGGCAAACCTCAGCCCGGCGACGCTTCGCCGCTTTACCCACAACGATCCTCAACACCTGGCGCGCCTGCTGGACGCCCCGTGCGGCGGGCAGCAACTGGTGGTGACAGAGGGCATATTCAGTATGGACGGCGACGGCGCGCCGCTGGCGGAGATCCACCGTGCCGCACGGCAGCGTAACGCCTGGCTGCTGGTGGATGATGCGCACGGTATTGGCGTTACGGGTGATGAGGGGCGCGGAAGCTGCTGGCGACAGCAGGTCAAACCTGAGCTGCTGATTGTGACGTTTGGCAAAGGTTTTGGCGTCAGCGGGGCGGCGATTCTCTGCTCTGAAAGCGTTGCGGATTATCTGTTGCAGTTTGCCCGCCATCTGATCTACAGCACCAGTATGCCACCGGCCCAGGCGCAGGCGCTGAGCGCGGCGCTGGCGGTGATCCGAAGCCCGGAAGGCGCAGATCGCCGGGAAAAACTGGCTGCGTTAATTCAGCGCTTCCGTTCGGGCGTTAAGGCCAGCGATTTTACGCTGGCAAATTCGCACAGTGCGATTCAGCCGCTGATTGTCGGAGACAATGCGCGCGCGTTACGGCTGGCGGATACTCTGCGGGAGCAGGGATGCTGGGTGAGCGCGATCCGACCGCCTACCGTTCCGGCCGGTACTGCCCGGTTGCGCCTGACGCTCACTCAGGCGCATGAAGCGCAGGATATTGATCGCTTACTGGAGGTGCTGGATGGCGCAGGTTGA
- the bioB gene encoding biotin synthase BioB: MAHHPRWTLSQVTELFNKPLLDLLFDAQQIHRQHFDPQQVQVSTLLSIKTGACPEDCKYCPQSSRYKTGLEAERLMEVEQVLDSARKAKNAGSTRFCMGAAWKNPHERDMPYLEQMVQGVKAMGLEACMTLGTLNESQAQRLANAGLDYYNHNLDTSPEFYGNIITTRSYQERLDTLDKVREAGIKVCSGGIVGLGETVKDRAGLLLQLANLPTPPESVPINMLVKVKGTPLADNEDVDAFDFIRTIAVARIMMPTSYVRLSAGREQMNEQTQAMCFMAGANSIFYGCKLLTTPNPEEDKDLQLFRKLGLNPQQTSVLAGDNEQQQRLEQALMTPDTDDYYNAAAV, translated from the coding sequence GGACATTGTCGCAAGTTACCGAATTATTTAATAAACCGCTGCTGGATCTGCTGTTTGACGCGCAGCAAATCCATCGTCAGCATTTCGATCCGCAACAGGTGCAGGTCAGCACGCTGCTGTCGATTAAAACCGGCGCCTGCCCGGAAGACTGCAAATATTGCCCGCAGAGTTCCCGCTATAAGACGGGGCTGGAAGCGGAACGTCTGATGGAAGTGGAGCAGGTGCTGGACTCCGCGCGCAAAGCGAAGAACGCCGGTTCAACCCGTTTCTGCATGGGCGCGGCATGGAAAAACCCGCACGAGCGCGATATGCCGTATCTGGAACAGATGGTGCAGGGCGTGAAGGCGATGGGGCTGGAAGCCTGTATGACCCTCGGCACGCTCAATGAATCTCAGGCGCAGCGCCTCGCCAACGCCGGGCTGGACTACTACAACCACAACCTGGATACCTCCCCGGAATTTTACGGCAACATCATCACGACCCGCTCGTATCAGGAACGTCTTGATACGCTGGACAAAGTGCGTGAAGCGGGGATTAAAGTCTGCTCTGGCGGTATCGTTGGCTTAGGCGAAACGGTTAAAGATCGCGCCGGGCTGCTGTTGCAACTGGCGAATTTGCCGACCCCGCCGGAAAGCGTGCCGATCAACATGCTGGTGAAGGTCAAAGGTACGCCGCTGGCGGATAATGAGGATGTGGATGCGTTTGATTTCATCCGCACGATCGCTGTCGCGCGCATTATGATGCCAACCTCCTACGTGCGTCTTTCTGCGGGTCGCGAACAGATGAACGAGCAAACGCAGGCGATGTGCTTTATGGCGGGGGCGAACTCCATCTTCTACGGCTGTAAGCTGCTGACCACGCCGAACCCGGAAGAAGACAAAGATCTCCAGCTGTTCCGCAAACTGGGGCTGAACCCGCAGCAAACGTCGGTGCTGGCTGGTGACAACGAACAGCAACAGCGTCTGGAACAGGCGCTGATGACCCCGGATACAGACGACTATTACAACGCGGCAGCAGTATGA